The genomic stretch AAATACAAGTGCATAGCTTTTAGGTGTTTCGAAATGTTATTTCAATTTCACCATATTATGCAGTTCATTCTATGTCTTCATGCAGGAGGTTGTTGGGCATTCTCTGCAGTGGCAGCAATAGAAGGCCTCCACAAAATAAAATCGGGAAAACTGGTCTCTCTATCTGAACAAGAACTGATAGATTGTGATGTTGAAAGTGATAACCAAGGCTGCCAAGGTGGCTTGATGGAGACAGCATTTACATTCATCATAAACAATGGTGGAATAACCACTGAGAAAGACTATCCTTACCAAGGGGTAGATGGTACCTGTGACACGGAAAAAACTGAACATTATGCTGTGAGTATAAGTGGATATGAAAAAGTTCCTGCTAATAACGAGGCTAAGCTTAAAGCTGCAGCTGCTCATCAACCCATCTCTGTTGGAATTGACGCAGGAGGTTATTCATTTCAACTTTATTCAGAAGGTGTTTTCTCTGGCATTTGTGGAAGGCAACTCAATCATGCTGTGACTGTAGTTGGTTATGGAGAAGAAAACAGAGACAAGTATTGGATTGTGAAGAATTCATGGGGTTCTGAGTGGGGTGAATCTGGTTATATCAGGATGAAGCGCGACACTTTTAATAAAGCTGGTCTGTGTGGCATTGCAAAATTAGCCAGCTACCCTGTGTAGTGCAGTTTAGCTTATTGACCTGCAATGGTTGAATATCACATCAACAAATTCTAAGACAAGAGTGATGCTCTTTAAATAACTAATAAAAAGGGAAATAAAAAAGATGAGTAGT from Lathyrus oleraceus cultivar Zhongwan6 chromosome 7, CAAS_Psat_ZW6_1.0, whole genome shotgun sequence encodes the following:
- the LOC127105279 gene encoding zingipain-2, producing the protein MTSTILTTTLFILLMLCNACITASECPSGHKQKSSDIEVLRKRFEGWTKRHGRIYKHSDEWEVRFSIYQANVQYIECKNAQKNSYNLTDNKFADLTNEEFRSTYMGLRTRSHSHTGFGYDEHGDLPESKDWRKEGAVTKVKNQGQCGGCWAFSAVAAIEGLHKIKSGKLVSLSEQELIDCDVESDNQGCQGGLMETAFTFIINNGGITTEKDYPYQGVDGTCDTEKTEHYAVSISGYEKVPANNEAKLKAAAAHQPISVGIDAGGYSFQLYSEGVFSGICGRQLNHAVTVVGYGEENRDKYWIVKNSWGSEWGESGYIRMKRDTFNKAGLCGIAKLASYPV